The following proteins are co-located in the Chryseobacterium daecheongense genome:
- a CDS encoding response regulator transcription factor, translating into MIKYILIADDHDVVLTGTSLILESRIPDISVDQAEDYPETLEKISQRKYDLIILDINMPESKNKKMISEIKEIDPDVKILIFSAYEEEIAVQYIKEGANGYLSKLSKVEEISEAVIRIFREGYYYPSGIVNQLLQDSPLDSIKRFSEREYQIFILMVKGYGNLEISNEMNIQMSTISTYKKRIHNKLKTNHLADLIKLYQNYTS; encoded by the coding sequence ATGATTAAATACATTCTTATAGCTGATGATCATGATGTGGTTCTTACGGGAACAAGCCTGATACTGGAGTCCAGAATCCCTGATATATCCGTTGATCAGGCAGAAGATTACCCGGAAACTCTGGAAAAAATCTCCCAGCGAAAGTACGACCTGATTATTCTTGATATCAACATGCCTGAAAGTAAAAATAAAAAAATGATTTCTGAAATTAAAGAAATCGATCCGGATGTAAAAATATTGATATTTTCGGCCTATGAAGAAGAGATTGCCGTACAATACATAAAAGAGGGAGCCAACGGTTACCTCAGTAAACTGAGCAAAGTGGAGGAAATATCAGAAGCAGTAATCAGGATTTTCCGTGAGGGCTACTACTACCCTTCCGGTATTGTTAATCAATTACTACAGGACTCTCCGCTAGATTCCATAAAGAGGTTTTCGGAAAGAGAATATCAGATTTTTATTTTAATGGTGAAGGGATATGGAAATTTAGAAATTTCCAATGAGATGAACATTCAGATGAGCACCATAAGCACCTATAAAAAAAGGATCCATAACAAACTGAAGACCAATCATCTTGCAGATCTTATTAAACTTTATCAAAATTATACTTCCTGA
- a CDS encoding ATP-binding protein → MNKNILLIFIFIFVKVYSQKYNIELYNTDNGLPQNSVKDIIKDKYGFIWLTTENGIVRYDGAQFLVYKNFPLSSQRFTYFYGYPEKDSIFTAGDYGKTILLRNKIPRVTNSLKQFPTVVSKDNTGYLLYCSNYSYTRYPGINFYMNDKDGRYYIKENSLTFTSFRSKPEETLKIKAIYKNIPRIFTINEILFYINFTTNKVEKIEKGKITNSYQVPLLTDKDSKIFWSRINNQLFVLSHNKFYLCTYEKEQFIISEIVKMGDIKNDNLISVYYDKRYKKLYLGSSTEGLQVINLHDFTTVKGSSPKAESVFYATLPYDSASVINPFGEIYTRNGMVRQKHFKNTAPFFMAYDRHENLMIRKDRDLRIYKKSNSYRDFTVLKEFFLKDFFFDAKKSYALVAKPKKNSVSEFSGTFEIYKDNSLLSLERRIVLESEPTKFLKVDPDHILVGTVKGLYNIRLSTNQMHPVTADQELSIRNIIRSKDGNLWITTLGKGFYLLKNNRLIRMPYDADGNISSPHTILEDQKGFFWIPTNNGLYKVHESRLLKFVQAPDSKVNYYRFSKDSGFFTNEFNGGSNVSGNKLKNGDFVLPSLNGLVFFNPLKIESYYSKNIYIERAMIDNKEESFHKTLFLEQKSSRLDLFIDVPYYANPDNIVIEAKIMGLPNAKWESIGKDRKFSISNLRYGNYSFIARMLVSDKGKYIYKKINLIVRPYFYQTLWFKIVMILLLFFVLYLLLKWRIRFLQKKNLELEKIITVRTEKLSATVEKLETTKIQLHKEIEQQKKLIGTITHDITTPVKFIALTAKEILGNKEFNQQRTEKVLASIYKSSDQLYNFTATLKEYADIYSHHRTDKTETYSLHDLITEKIVLFSTIAESNHTSIINNADQKIHTRISKNILAAIIHNLLDNAVKYTREGTITIDAFTEYRSVILIVEDTGSGMDQQKIDYYEELQNNIENEKLLLQKYGMGIHLVLQLLQMIESKIIFTRNKTGGTTCRLILKNKKND, encoded by the coding sequence TTGAATAAAAATATACTATTAATTTTCATATTTATTTTTGTTAAGGTCTACAGCCAGAAATACAACATCGAGTTGTATAATACCGATAACGGACTCCCGCAAAACAGTGTAAAAGACATTATAAAAGATAAATATGGATTTATATGGCTCACCACTGAAAATGGAATTGTACGGTATGATGGCGCTCAGTTTCTGGTCTATAAAAATTTCCCGTTGAGCAGTCAACGTTTTACATACTTCTATGGATACCCAGAAAAAGACAGTATTTTCACAGCCGGTGATTACGGGAAAACCATCCTTCTGCGTAATAAAATTCCACGGGTAACAAATTCTTTGAAACAATTCCCTACAGTAGTATCAAAAGATAATACCGGCTACCTTTTGTATTGTTCCAATTATAGCTATACCCGATATCCCGGCATCAACTTTTACATGAACGATAAGGATGGAAGGTATTACATCAAAGAAAACAGCCTTACCTTCACTAGTTTTCGCTCTAAACCTGAAGAAACGCTAAAAATTAAAGCCATTTACAAAAATATTCCCAGAATTTTTACAATCAATGAAATCCTGTTCTACATCAACTTTACCACAAATAAAGTAGAAAAAATAGAAAAAGGAAAAATCACAAATTCCTATCAGGTCCCTTTGCTAACTGACAAGGATAGTAAGATTTTCTGGAGCAGAATAAACAATCAGCTTTTCGTGTTAAGCCATAATAAGTTTTACCTCTGCACCTATGAAAAGGAACAATTTATCATATCCGAGATCGTCAAAATGGGCGATATAAAAAATGACAACCTGATCAGTGTATATTATGATAAACGGTACAAGAAACTTTATCTCGGGAGTAGTACGGAAGGATTGCAGGTTATCAATCTTCATGATTTCACTACCGTCAAAGGATCTTCGCCGAAAGCAGAATCCGTCTTTTATGCTACCCTTCCTTACGACAGCGCTTCGGTCATTAATCCCTTTGGTGAAATCTACACCCGTAATGGAATGGTCCGTCAGAAGCATTTTAAAAATACAGCTCCTTTTTTTATGGCATACGACCGGCATGAAAACCTTATGATACGAAAAGACCGGGATTTAAGGATCTATAAAAAATCAAATTCGTACCGGGACTTCACTGTTTTAAAAGAGTTTTTTTTAAAAGATTTCTTTTTCGATGCAAAAAAATCTTATGCATTGGTTGCAAAACCCAAAAAGAATAGTGTTTCTGAATTTAGCGGAACATTTGAGATATACAAAGACAACTCCCTGCTATCTTTGGAAAGAAGAATTGTATTGGAAAGTGAGCCTACCAAATTTTTAAAGGTCGATCCTGATCATATTTTAGTCGGTACGGTAAAGGGTTTATACAATATCCGGTTGAGCACAAACCAAATGCATCCGGTAACCGCTGACCAGGAATTGTCTATCCGTAATATCATAAGGTCAAAAGACGGTAACTTGTGGATCACAACTTTGGGAAAGGGATTTTATTTACTAAAAAACAACAGGCTTATCAGGATGCCTTATGATGCTGATGGTAATATTTCATCTCCTCATACCATTCTCGAAGATCAAAAAGGTTTTTTCTGGATCCCTACCAATAATGGCTTATATAAAGTTCATGAAAGCCGGCTTCTGAAATTTGTTCAGGCCCCGGATTCTAAGGTTAATTATTACAGATTTTCAAAAGATTCGGGTTTCTTCACCAATGAATTCAATGGTGGCAGCAATGTAAGTGGCAATAAACTTAAAAATGGGGATTTTGTGCTACCTTCTCTGAATGGATTAGTATTTTTTAACCCCTTAAAAATCGAAAGTTACTACTCTAAAAACATCTACATCGAAAGAGCAATGATAGATAACAAAGAAGAGTCCTTTCATAAAACTCTTTTTCTTGAACAGAAATCCAGCAGATTAGACCTCTTTATAGACGTTCCTTATTATGCAAATCCCGACAATATTGTGATAGAAGCTAAAATTATGGGGCTTCCCAACGCAAAATGGGAATCCATCGGGAAAGACAGGAAGTTTTCCATTTCGAATCTGAGGTACGGGAATTATTCTTTCATTGCAAGAATGCTTGTTTCCGATAAAGGAAAATACATCTATAAAAAAATCAACCTCATCGTAAGACCTTATTTTTATCAGACCTTATGGTTTAAGATAGTGATGATATTATTACTATTCTTTGTGTTATACCTCCTTCTCAAATGGAGGATCCGGTTTTTGCAAAAGAAAAATCTGGAACTGGAAAAAATTATCACCGTACGTACCGAAAAACTTTCCGCTACCGTCGAAAAGCTTGAAACAACAAAAATTCAGCTTCATAAGGAAATCGAGCAGCAAAAAAAACTGATAGGTACCATAACACATGATATTACCACTCCTGTAAAATTTATTGCTTTAACTGCAAAGGAAATATTAGGGAATAAAGAATTCAATCAACAACGGACTGAAAAAGTGCTCGCTTCAATTTATAAATCCTCCGATCAGCTGTATAATTTTACGGCAACGCTCAAAGAGTATGCTGATATCTACAGCCACCACAGAACCGATAAAACGGAAACATACTCTCTGCATGATCTGATCACAGAAAAAATAGTGCTTTTCAGTACCATCGCTGAAAGCAATCATACATCCATTATTAACAATGCTGATCAAAAAATACATACCCGGATCAGTAAAAATATTCTGGCAGCCATTATCCATAACCTTCTGGATAACGCAGTAAAATATACAAGAGAAGGAACCATAACCATAGATGCTTTTACCGAGTACAGAAGCGTTATTTTAATTGTAGAAGATACCGGTTCAGGAATGGATCAGCAAAAAATAGATTATTATGAAGAGCTTCAGAACAACATCGAAAATGAAAAATTATTACTCCAAAAATATGGGATGGGAATCCATCTGGTGCTACAACTACTACAAATGATAGAAAGTAAAATAATCTTTACCAGAAACAAGACAGGAGGAACTACCTGCCGATTGATTTTAAAAAATAAAAAAAATGATTAA
- a CDS encoding OmpH family outer membrane protein: MRNKKIALTLILFLLFSLSKAQKIGVIDTNVILSKLPDYKEAEARLNAQIATWKSELQSIQSEYEKKKSALENDRVLLVGEELKRREKEVFDLEKNIKTTTSLRFGSTGEINKLKANMVLPFEEQIHNAMETISEKEALGAVIDKRYNNVLYLEKKFDYTERVLDILLHRTPVVEVKETPKRKR, translated from the coding sequence ATGAGAAATAAAAAAATTGCACTAACCCTTATATTATTTTTGCTTTTCAGTTTAAGTAAGGCTCAGAAGATCGGTGTTATAGATACCAATGTGATATTGAGTAAGCTGCCAGATTATAAAGAGGCTGAAGCAAGGCTTAATGCACAGATAGCTACATGGAAAAGTGAGCTTCAGAGTATACAGTCGGAATATGAAAAGAAAAAATCGGCATTGGAAAACGATAGGGTATTATTGGTAGGAGAAGAATTAAAACGAAGAGAAAAAGAAGTATTCGATTTAGAGAAAAACATTAAAACGACTACCAGTTTAAGATTCGGAAGTACCGGTGAAATCAACAAGCTGAAGGCCAATATGGTTTTACCTTTTGAAGAACAGATTCACAATGCAATGGAAACCATTTCTGAGAAAGAAGCATTAGGTGCTGTGATCGATAAGAGATATAATAATGTTCTGTACCTTGAGAAAAAGTTCGACTATACTGAGAGAGTTTTAGATATCTTATTACATAGAACCCCTGTAGTGGAAGTGAAAGAAACACCTAAAAGAAAAAGATAA
- a CDS encoding endonuclease/exonuclease/phosphatase family protein: MKKIKILLLCSLSMMACSQEESRQDLLKNSNKKTENKWSSTATVKELKLFQINVWQEGTSVTGGYDAIVNEIVRSDADFVFLSEVRNYNNVDFTNKLVQSLHSKGYNYYSFRSDDSGILSRYPIIENASVYPVSNDHGSVYKLVTQINGQRIAAYTGHLDYTHYACYLPRGYSGTTWSKLPNGPETNLTKISEMNLASYRDEAISAFISDANTEKTKGSIVFLGGDFNEPSMFDWVSSTANLYDHHTVVYEWDTTKLLNNAGFKDSYRMMHPSPVTHPGFTYPSDNPAKPVNQLTWAPDADERERIDYIFFMQAPNLTLKSSHIIGYNKSIVKNIRTPENTQDSFVPPIGIWPSDHKGVLSNFELVTQNGTGN; this comes from the coding sequence ATGAAAAAAATAAAAATTTTACTGCTATGCTCACTGAGCATGATGGCTTGCTCTCAGGAGGAATCCAGGCAAGATCTGCTAAAGAATTCAAATAAAAAGACGGAAAACAAATGGTCGTCCACTGCTACTGTAAAAGAACTGAAACTTTTCCAGATCAATGTATGGCAGGAAGGAACCTCTGTAACAGGAGGCTATGATGCTATTGTCAATGAAATTGTCCGGTCGGATGCTGATTTTGTATTTCTCAGCGAAGTCAGAAACTATAATAATGTCGACTTCACGAATAAACTGGTTCAGTCACTTCATTCCAAAGGGTATAACTACTATTCCTTCCGTTCAGATGATTCGGGGATATTATCCAGGTATCCGATTATTGAAAATGCTTCTGTCTACCCGGTGAGTAATGATCACGGCTCAGTTTACAAACTGGTCACTCAAATTAACGGACAGCGCATCGCTGCTTACACCGGTCATCTGGATTATACTCATTATGCCTGTTATCTTCCTCGTGGCTACAGTGGGACGACATGGTCGAAACTACCCAATGGTCCAGAAACCAATCTCACAAAAATATCGGAAATGAATCTTGCATCTTATAGAGATGAAGCTATCTCAGCGTTTATCTCCGATGCAAATACAGAAAAAACAAAAGGTTCCATAGTATTTCTGGGAGGAGATTTTAATGAGCCTTCTATGTTTGATTGGGTAAGTAGTACAGCCAACTTATATGATCATCATACCGTAGTTTACGAATGGGATACCACCAAACTCCTGAATAATGCAGGTTTTAAAGACTCATACCGCATGATGCATCCTTCTCCCGTTACCCATCCCGGATTCACCTACCCCTCCGATAATCCGGCAAAGCCCGTCAACCAGTTAACATGGGCTCCTGACGCAGATGAAAGAGAGCGGATTGACTATATTTTCTTTATGCAGGCTCCCAATCTTACTTTAAAAAGCTCCCATATTATAGGCTATAACAAGTCTATTGTAAAAAATATCCGTACTCCGGAGAATACCCAGGATTCATTTGTTCCTCCGATAGGTATCTGGCCTTCGGATCATAAAGGAGTGTTATCCAACTTTGAGCTGGTTACGCAAAACGGAACAGGTAACTGA
- a CDS encoding TetR/AcrR family transcriptional regulator — MRLKEGDKRELIKTEAIKMIIRNGLEGFSMNKLAKACKISVATPYLYFKDRDDLILTIAKEEGQTMSDAILKNFDPEAHFEEGLRVQWRNRYGYMTTHPDKHLFFEQLRNSSYQEEFLHHFLRGFKETLGKFWDNAIKRGELSPMPFEVYWSVAFSPMYSLARFHNEGKSLGGKSFKMTDEILWQTFDLVVKALKKK, encoded by the coding sequence ATGCGTTTAAAAGAAGGTGATAAAAGAGAGCTCATTAAGACAGAAGCGATTAAAATGATCATCAGAAACGGACTGGAGGGATTCAGCATGAATAAACTTGCGAAGGCCTGCAAGATTTCTGTTGCTACTCCTTATCTGTATTTTAAAGACCGGGATGATTTAATTTTAACGATTGCTAAAGAAGAGGGGCAAACAATGTCTGATGCCATTCTAAAGAATTTTGATCCTGAAGCTCATTTTGAAGAAGGCTTACGGGTACAGTGGAGAAATCGGTATGGCTACATGACCACTCATCCCGACAAACATTTGTTTTTTGAGCAATTGAGGAACTCAAGCTACCAGGAAGAATTTCTTCATCATTTTTTACGGGGATTTAAGGAGACTTTAGGGAAATTCTGGGACAATGCAATAAAGAGAGGTGAACTCAGCCCAATGCCTTTTGAAGTATACTGGTCGGTTGCTTTTTCACCCATGTACTCTTTAGCAAGGTTCCATAATGAAGGAAAAAGTCTTGGCGGAAAATCCTTTAAAATGACGGACGAAATTTTATGGCAGACATTTGATCTTGTCGTAAAAGCCTTAAAAAAGAAGTGA
- a CDS encoding MFS transporter yields MEQQPLPFTGYQKFVIFILAITQFTVILDFMVMSPLGDMLMKSLSLKPSAFGFAVSAYAFSAGVSGLLTAGFADRFDRKKLLLFFYIGFIIGTIFCGMAQSYAALVAARIITGLFGGVIGSISMAIITDLFVLQQRGRVMGFIQMGFGGSQVLGVPIGLYLANKWGWEAPFWMVAALSVVIAVLIFLKLQPVNKHLSVQRDKSAFQHLWHTIAKSNYRVGFAATALLSIGGFMMMPFGSAFAVNNLGLTNEQLPMLFMVSGISSLVIMPLIGKLSDKVDKFKIFAIASVWMMGMCVLYTNLSVTPLWLVMIFNILMMIGIMSRMIPSSALTSAIPDLQDRGAFMSINSSLQQIAGGIAAAVAGVIVTQESKGAPLEHYNIVGYVIVAISILGIFLMWRVDNLAKKKTVDKAPIEDTVPLSE; encoded by the coding sequence ATGGAACAACAACCTTTGCCCTTTACGGGCTATCAGAAGTTTGTCATATTTATTTTAGCAATTACCCAGTTTACGGTAATATTGGATTTTATGGTAATGTCTCCACTGGGCGATATGCTCATGAAATCACTTAGCCTAAAACCTTCAGCTTTTGGCTTTGCCGTTTCTGCCTACGCTTTCAGTGCGGGAGTTTCAGGATTGCTGACAGCAGGTTTTGCCGACAGATTTGACAGGAAAAAACTTTTACTATTTTTTTACATCGGATTTATTATCGGAACTATTTTTTGCGGTATGGCACAATCTTATGCGGCCCTGGTCGCCGCGAGAATTATTACAGGCCTTTTTGGAGGAGTGATAGGCTCTATTTCTATGGCTATTATAACTGATTTGTTTGTGCTGCAACAAAGAGGTAGGGTAATGGGATTTATTCAGATGGGCTTCGGAGGAAGCCAGGTTCTTGGGGTGCCTATCGGGCTTTATCTGGCTAATAAATGGGGCTGGGAAGCACCTTTCTGGATGGTAGCGGCTTTGAGTGTCGTTATTGCTGTTTTAATTTTCCTGAAATTGCAGCCTGTAAACAAACATCTTTCGGTACAACGTGATAAATCTGCTTTTCAGCATTTGTGGCATACAATTGCAAAAAGTAATTACAGGGTAGGGTTTGCCGCTACAGCCTTGCTTTCCATCGGAGGTTTTATGATGATGCCTTTCGGAAGTGCGTTTGCAGTTAATAACCTTGGGCTTACCAATGAACAGCTTCCTATGTTATTTATGGTTTCTGGGATTAGCTCATTGGTGATCATGCCTTTGATCGGAAAATTAAGTGATAAAGTAGACAAGTTTAAAATATTTGCAATAGCTTCAGTATGGATGATGGGGATGTGCGTGCTTTATACTAACCTGTCCGTAACTCCGTTATGGCTGGTGATGATATTTAATATCCTGATGATGATTGGTATTATGAGCCGTATGATTCCTTCTTCAGCTTTAACGAGTGCCATTCCGGATTTACAGGACCGTGGCGCTTTCATGAGCATTAACTCTTCTCTGCAGCAAATAGCAGGTGGAATAGCAGCAGCGGTTGCAGGCGTGATCGTTACCCAAGAAAGTAAAGGGGCTCCCTTAGAGCACTATAATATAGTGGGATATGTGATCGTTGCCATTTCTATATTAGGTATCTTCTTAATGTGGAGAGTGGACAACTTAGCAAAAAAGAAAACCGTTGATAAAGCTCCCATAGAAGATACTGTTCCTTTATCGGAGTAA
- a CDS encoding AraC family transcriptional regulator, whose translation MVNDYKKYDLFGKTLMQKIALTSPFNYDFPVTEQACFLYVLKGELQYKKDNDEINIPTHYSLLLNCITSGKQIYHAASEANCEVVIVTFYPDILKKIYDRELPLLLHPPGNIISNQSNEKINNEFLIQKYIEGLLFYFENPSLVNEDILILKLKEIILLLAQTQNAEAIQVILSQLFSPTTYTFKQIIEANLFSQLTIEQLAGRANLSVSSFKREFSKLYNDTPANYIRNKRLEKAAELLAVSDQRITDIAFECGFNDLANFTKSFGEKYHQSPTNYRQKIKDDNTI comes from the coding sequence ATGGTAAATGATTATAAAAAATATGACCTGTTTGGTAAAACATTAATGCAAAAAATTGCATTGACCTCACCTTTTAATTATGATTTTCCAGTTACCGAGCAAGCGTGTTTTCTATATGTTTTAAAAGGGGAACTACAATATAAGAAGGATAATGATGAAATTAATATACCTACCCATTATTCTTTACTTCTCAATTGTATCACCTCCGGTAAACAAATCTATCATGCTGCCTCCGAGGCTAACTGTGAAGTTGTAATTGTTACTTTTTATCCGGACATACTAAAGAAAATCTACGATCGGGAATTGCCTTTATTACTTCATCCTCCCGGAAACATCATTTCAAATCAATCCAATGAAAAAATCAACAATGAATTTTTAATTCAAAAATATATTGAAGGACTGTTATTTTATTTTGAGAATCCGTCTTTGGTAAATGAAGATATCCTGATCCTGAAGCTCAAGGAAATTATACTTTTGTTAGCTCAAACCCAAAATGCGGAAGCAATACAAGTGATATTATCACAGCTTTTTTCTCCTACAACTTACACTTTCAAGCAAATCATTGAAGCCAATCTGTTTTCACAATTAACGATCGAACAGCTTGCAGGACGGGCTAACCTGAGTGTGTCTTCCTTTAAAAGAGAATTTTCAAAACTCTATAATGATACCCCTGCCAACTATATCAGAAACAAAAGGCTTGAAAAAGCTGCCGAACTTCTTGCGGTTTCAGATCAGCGCATCACTGATATTGCATTTGAATGCGGATTCAATGATCTGGCTAATTTTACAAAAAGCTTTGGTGAAAAATATCATCAGAGTCCAACGAACTACCGTCAAAAAATAAAAGACGATAACACGATATAA
- a CDS encoding 1-acyl-sn-glycerol-3-phosphate acyltransferase: protein MSKFDDIRPFYDDEVNDALKSVAKHPMMKALMRFTFPDQDEEFWLGQFKDIHSISDFQHHFIAYTVRQILKQSSEGLSTSGFEDLDKDTAYLFVSSHRDIVLDTSLLNLVLLDEGLVMTSSAIGDNLVQKSFLHILAKLNRNFLVQRGLPIREQLNSSKIMSEYIYELLTKENRSVWIAQREGRTKDGNDATQQGVLKMLAMAAGEQSLTDFFKSLKIVPLSISYEYDPTDVLKMPQLMAKSRNEVYIKDKDEDFTTMLSGVLGQKKRIHLHAGKVLGTELDEIGSEFDNKNKQLQAIAQVIDDSIIRNYKLWPTNFIAYDLLHKTNQYSGCYTENEKMLFERRMEMRIDISDAELKQSFLAMYANPVINKNKYNK from the coding sequence ATGTCAAAATTTGATGATATCAGGCCTTTTTATGATGATGAAGTTAATGATGCTCTGAAGAGTGTTGCAAAACATCCTATGATGAAGGCGTTGATGCGTTTTACTTTTCCTGATCAGGACGAAGAATTTTGGCTTGGACAATTTAAAGATATTCATTCCATTAGCGATTTTCAACACCACTTTATAGCGTATACCGTTCGCCAGATCCTGAAGCAAAGCTCTGAAGGATTAAGTACTTCCGGATTCGAAGACCTGGATAAGGATACAGCCTATCTGTTTGTTTCCAGTCATCGTGATATTGTTCTGGATACCTCTCTGCTCAATTTGGTATTGCTGGATGAGGGACTTGTAATGACATCTTCGGCAATTGGGGATAATCTGGTACAGAAATCATTCCTTCATATCCTTGCAAAACTGAATCGTAATTTTTTAGTTCAGCGTGGACTGCCGATCCGTGAACAACTAAACAGTTCAAAGATCATGTCCGAATATATTTATGAGCTGCTTACTAAAGAAAACCGATCCGTATGGATTGCACAAAGAGAAGGCCGAACCAAAGACGGCAATGACGCTACACAACAAGGAGTTCTGAAAATGCTTGCCATGGCAGCAGGGGAGCAGTCATTAACCGACTTCTTTAAAAGTCTGAAAATAGTTCCGCTATCTATTTCATATGAATATGATCCTACAGATGTTCTGAAGATGCCGCAACTTATGGCGAAATCAAGAAATGAAGTTTATATTAAAGATAAGGATGAGGATTTTACAACAATGCTAAGCGGAGTGCTGGGCCAGAAAAAACGCATTCACCTGCATGCAGGAAAGGTACTTGGGACTGAACTTGATGAAATCGGGTCAGAATTTGATAACAAGAACAAACAGCTACAGGCCATTGCTCAGGTAATCGATGATTCTATTATCCGGAATTATAAACTCTGGCCAACAAATTTCATTGCCTACGACCTTTTACATAAGACCAATCAATATTCCGGATGTTATACGGAAAATGAAAAGATGCTGTTCGAGAGAAGAATGGAAATGCGTATCGATATTTCCGATGCAGAGCTTAAACAAAGTTTTTTAGCAATGTATGCAAATCCGGTTATCAATAAAAATAAATACAATAAATAG
- a CDS encoding class I SAM-dependent methyltransferase translates to MKILKPVEAFDKAAKIYQDKFMDVSLFGNTFNFFCDQIEADRADILDIACGPGNITKYLLDRKPEYNILGIDLSSKMLDLAQANNPTADFQLMDCRDIHKLQKKFDGIVCGFCLPYLTRDEAITLIKDVSALLKPGGVFYLSTMEDDYSKSGLITSSLGDQVYLYYHQEDYLAKAFQENNFDMLQVKRFNSSDNDGVMITDMVLIGKLK, encoded by the coding sequence ATGAAAATATTAAAACCCGTTGAGGCATTTGATAAAGCCGCAAAAATATACCAGGATAAGTTCATGGATGTAAGCTTGTTTGGGAACACTTTTAATTTCTTCTGCGATCAAATAGAGGCTGATCGTGCCGATATTCTTGATATTGCCTGTGGTCCGGGAAATATTACTAAATATTTATTGGACAGAAAACCAGAATACAACATATTAGGAATCGATTTATCCTCGAAAATGCTTGATCTTGCCCAAGCCAATAATCCTACAGCAGATTTTCAACTGATGGATTGCCGGGATATTCATAAGCTCCAAAAAAAATTTGACGGAATTGTTTGTGGCTTCTGCCTTCCTTATTTAACACGTGATGAAGCGATCACCTTAATCAAAGATGTCTCCGCATTGTTAAAGCCCGGAGGTGTATTTTATTTGAGTACGATGGAAGATGATTATAGCAAATCAGGATTGATCACATCCAGTTTAGGAGATCAGGTTTACCTTTATTACCATCAAGAAGATTATTTAGCAAAAGCTTTCCAGGAAAATAATTTTGATATGTTGCAGGTAAAACGTTTTAATTCTTCCGATAATGATGGTGTGATGATTACTGACATGGTATTGATCGGAAAACTGAAGTGA